From Pyrenophora tritici-repentis strain M4 chromosome 1, whole genome shotgun sequence, the proteins below share one genomic window:
- a CDS encoding putative zinc finger phd-type protein, with the protein MAETTPTDYSLANPDTITKYKVAADISQKVLKEVSGWIAADASIVELCERGDKLLEEEVSKVYKGKKVPKGVGHCTTISPSAYITPYTPLKTDAEEAATTLKDGEVVKIQLGAQIDGFCAIVCDNVIVGKSDEVTGREADLILATHYANELLLRLMVPPGLVAHGDEEEQKKAASKKPYTQSQMTNMLEKVVKAYGCNLVESTTIWLFDHNEIESKKKIILAPGEGVKGEGLPEVGEVWGVEMGVSLGSGKVKTNGNRTTLHRRTATTYQLKRPTSRGLLSEVVKKFGTFPFSLRQLEDEKAAKVGVVECVRTGVLRQYEVVVDKDSQPVARLFSTVAITKNGMQRLAQPTAIDVSKPVQASRAPSNNLHQLAFPQHRPTNHGLGIAACKIAGFYANLAMPALRKSARERDFRSQQRSSTTPYASPTGTPNEPTHDKKQRSITEWTEPQPQTLAPSFEEHGFARHGVLENMAPLGVPPKAKDKQRARALEGPAPRNSLLAKSMAFGDEAGGKTPVTGKTPVKNGYSKSTSVSASPAVQAISMSEPVEATTQRIQIAVNDAISKANGQQGRRYVGVALRRAFEHSKNDPELADAIDAIIHENSTDAQLHRFRKFIKMVKHEEKIKLGLSKDRRYDQASAVSHGSSFFSQQPSPRASSEIVPDDSVSAAYDYADQKPIKQTDFSTGNTHEALQSALDQKSTQMQPHPFSTAPALQATAESSADSTPRMPSKSPRKRATTNGDRPMEIDVGLSATAPTPVTRTPDTGASDSELSDVNEEIVQKGPPEPVQVNGKGTAAAAATAAKKAKNAAHARAAKKTKANMGKLFGKHAYKQQPPTAEQQAEEDRLYEMRKSLVEEQPIRHFEQNPPPVSDVRFDDEILETESLTESQIAVGPPMDSDQPRRAGRVPNHGTKRLREDPSRFSSPQFESAAATRPSTPAVGPAPKRVKLTNGQGARTKRSPVKNRDAGPIAGVAFTGGGGSRQLGPDDNDPHSPQSESDDFCSACRGAGEFVCCETCPRVFHLLCCDPPRTQVPDGAFYCYECNAKFAAHDDSADSHPSLGLLFNKLERTNPRAFALPQDIQNMFEGVSARPDGSYCEEVKKFPLAKNSGYGYQKPEYTKTLDAEQKVILCTQCGVSSGNKRQMLKCDFCHAYWHLDCVDPPLANPPHISLEASQRDAWRCPRHIENDLRSGLLLQNDLNSNDQDAEMADAAPVTRIPRKVRVLKKPEYVEPTFSRGMRNNGLIDIMNDSDDDTDGEGNYVFGENDPKDVNSKIFRVPEKGLILDFVSKVKSGRVAKKLEANKAGERAAQRKASIQHYLAHPIEQQQAALTLAQLAKKEPEVDLSEGKVHALIYGLTSEAPPNVITAMSNADPAPLTQKERAELEKLQHLINIRLGA; encoded by the exons GACAATGTAATTGTTGGCAAGTCTGACGAAGTCACTGGACGCGAGGCAGATCTCATCCTGGCTACACACTACGCAAACGAGCTTCTATTGAGGTTGATGGTGCCACCCGGTCTGGTCGCTCATGGTGACGAGGAGGAGCAGAAGAAGGCAGCGTCAAAGAAGCCCTACACACAGAGCCAAATGACCAACATGCTTGAGAAGGTCGTCAAGGCGTACGGCTGCAACCTTGTTGAGAGCACTACCATCTGGCTGTTCGACCACAACGAGATTGAGTCAAAGAAGAAGATTATTCTTGCGCCTGGCGAGGGTGTCAAGGGCGAAGGTCTACCTGAAGTCGGCGAAGTGTGGGGTGTCGAGATGGGCGTCAGCCTGGGAAGCGGCAAGGTCAAGACCAACGGCAACAGGACTACTCTTCACCGACGTACAGCTACAACCTACCAGCTCAAGCGACCCACTTCGCGAGGTCTTCTGTCCGAGGTCGTCAAGAAGTTTGGCACTTTCCCCTTCAGTCTGCGCCAGCTTGAGGACGAGAAGGCAGCCAAGGTTGGTGTCGTTGAATGTGTCCGTACAGGTGTGCTTCGCCAGTATGAAGTCGTCGTCGACAAGGACAGCCAGCCCGTCGCCCGGTTGTTCAGCACTGTTG CAATCACCAAGAACGGCATGCAGCGCCTTGCTCAGCCCACTGCTATCGACGTGTCCAA GCCCGTCCAAGCGTCCAGGGCTCCCTCGAACAACCTTCACCAACTCGCATTCCCGCAACACCGACCCACCAACCACGGGCTCGGCATTGCGGCGTGTAAAATTGCCGGATTCTACGCGAA TCTCGCCATGCCGGCCCTCCGCAAGTCTGCCCGGGAGCGCGACTTTCGATCGCAACAAAGGTCGAGCACAACACCATACGCCTCACCCACTGGCACACCCAACGAGCCCACCCACGACAAGAAGCAGCGCTCAATCACCGAGTGGACTGAACCTCAACCGCAAACTCTCGCTCCCTCATTCGAAGAGCACGGTTTTGCGCGCCACGGCGTGTTGGAAAATATGGCTCCCCTCGGTGTACCCCCCAAAGCAAAGGACAAGCagcgcgcgcgcgctctCGAAGGACCGGCTCCTCGAAACTCGCTGCTGGCGAAGAGCATGGCTTTTGGCGACGAGGCTGG GGGCAAGACGCCTGTCACTGGCAAGACTCCTGTCAAAAACGGCTACAGCAAGAGCACCTCTGTCTCCGCAAGCCCTGCTGTGCAAGCCATTTCCATGTCGGAACCGGTCGAAGCCACTACTCAGCGCATACAGATTGCCGTCAACGATGCCATTTCAAAGGCAAACGGCCAACAGGGTAGGCGTTATGTGGGTGTCGCTTTGAGACGCGCTTTCGAGCACAGCAAGAACGACCCCGAACTAGCAGATGCTATAGATGCAATCATCCATGAGAACAGCACGGATGCGCAGCTCCATCGTTTCCGCAAATTCATCAAAATGGTTAAGCACGAAGAGAAGATTAAACTGGGTCTGAGCAAAGACCGACGCTATGACCAAGCATCCGCTGTGAGCCACGGGTCTTCCTTCTTCAGCCAACAACCATCCCCACGGGCTAGCAGTGAAATCGTCCCCGACGACTCCGTCTCTGCTGCATATGACTATGCGGATCAAAAGCCAATAAAACAGACGGATTTTTCCACCGGCAACACACACGAGGCACTGCAATCGGCGCTCGACCAAAAGTCGACGCAAATGCAGCCCCATCCCTTTAGCACAGCCCCTGCCCTCCAAGCAACAGCAGAATCATCAGcagattcaacaccaaggaTGCCTTCAAAGTCGCCCCGAAAACGGGCGACGACCAACGGGGATCGTCCGATGGAAATCGATGTTGGTTTGTCTGCAACAGCCCCCACTCCTGTAACAAGGACGCCCGACACAGGAGCAAGTGACTCTGAGTTGTCCGACGTCAACGAGGAGATTGTCCAAAAAGGTCCCCCAGAGCCGGTGCAGGTCAACGGCAAGGGTACTGCTGCTGCGGCAGCAACTGCGGCAAAGAAGGCGAAAAATGCTGCTCATGCACGCGCTGCCAAAAAGACCAAAGCCAACATGGGGAAGCTGTTCGGGAAGCATGCCTACAAACAACAGCCACCTACTGCGGAGCAGCAAGCGGAAGAAGATCGACTTTACGAGATGCGCAAGTCACTGGTGGAAGAACAGCCTATCCGTCACTTTGAGCAGAATCCTCCTCCCGTCTCTGACGTCCGCTTTGATGACGAGATCCTTGAGACTGAGTCTTTGACTGAATCTCAAATCGCCGTAGGACCACCTATGGACTCTGATCAACCGCGACGCGCTGGACGAGTTCCAAACCACGGTACCAAGCGTCTGCGAGAGGACCCGTCACGATTTTCCTCACCGCAGTTCGAGTCGGCTGCGGCGACCCGGCCTTCAACACCTGCGGTCGGGCCGGCACCCAAGCGGGTCAAGCTCACTAATGGACAGGGTGCCAGGACTAAACGATC GCCGGTCAAAAATCGAGATGCAGGACCTATTGCCGGTGTAGCATTTACTGGTGGTGGCGGTTCGAGACAGTTGGGGCCTGATGACAATGACCCA CACTCGCCGCAGTCTGAGAGCGACGACTTTTGCTCTGCGTGTAGGGGCGCAGGCGAGTTTGTGTGTTGCGAAACCTGCCCACGCGTCTTCCATTTGCTGTGCTGTGATCCTCCGCGAACACAGGTACCTGATGGAGCCTTTTACTGCTACGAGTGCAATGCGAAGTTTGCCGCACACGATGACTCCGCGGACTCTCATCCATCTCTGGGTCTGCTATTCAACAAGCTCGAACGCACGAACCCTCGCGCGTTTGCCCTGCCTCAAGACATCCAGAATATGTTCGAGGGCGTTTCTGCACGCCCTGATGGCTCATATTGTGAGGAGGTCAAGAAGTTCCCACT CGCAAAGAACAGTGGCTACGGGTACCAGAAGCCTGAATACACAAAAACCTTAGATGCCGAGCAGAAGGTCATCTTGTGTACCCAGTGTGGCGTGTCGAGCGGCAATAAGCGCCAGATGCTCAAGTGCGACTTTTGTCACGCGTACTGGCATTTGGACTGCGTCGACCCACCTCTTGCCAACCCACCACACATCAGTCTTGAGGCGTCTCAGCGAGATGCCTGGAGATGTCCTCGACATATTGAAAACGATCTTCGCAGTGGTTTACTTTTGCAGAATGATCTAAATTCCAATGATCAGGACGCTGAAATGGCCGATGCTGCGCCGGTTACCCGGATCCCACGCAAAGTTCGAGTGCTCAAGAAACCCGAGTATGTTGAGCCAACGTTTTCACGTGGCATGCGCAACAACGGGCTGATTGACATCATGAACGACAGCGACGACGACACTGACGGCGAAGGCAACTACGTATTCGGCGAGAACGATCCAAAGGATGTCAACTCCAAAATTTTCCGTGTTCCCGAGAAGGGTCTCATTCTCGACTTTGTCAGCAAGGTCAAGAG TGGCCGTGTTGCAAAGAAGCTTGAAGCCAACAAGGCCGGAGAGCGTGCGGCGCAGCGCAAGGCGTCTATCCAACACTACCTCGCGCATCCTATTGAACAGCAACAGGCAGCACTTACGCTAGCACAGCTGGCAAAGAAGGAACCGGAAGTCGACCTGAGCGAGGGTAAAGTCCATGCGCTCATCTATGGTCTCACC TCCGAAGCTCCCCCGAATGTCATCACTGCCATGTCCAACGCAGATCCAGCACCACTCACGCAAAAAGAGCGTGCAGAGTTGGAGAAGCTTCAGCACCTCATCAACATCCGTCTTGGGGCGTGA
- a CDS encoding AsnS, Aspartyl-asparaginyl-tRNA synthetase, with protein sequence MAEATYYIDEDVGHDTADQTGDESLPYKTLGFAVLTRGDNHKFLTRKSVTGEVAEGADASSRLEWKEVAKSAMKKAVNYAKAQKKKAEKEQGQLASRMKEEADRNKVLDEAKKVVIEEDTSLPQAVKIKLDDTDPKKITLGDGKDTKGTRVRVFGRVHRERRQKDVMFVTLRDGYGYMQVILTGNLAKTYDALTLARETSMEILGELRQIPAGAHAPNDRELHADYYKIHDGWKAAGGDDAITNRVSKDTEHATLLDLRHLTLRGETASKVMIVRDAVEFAFNQVYKEMRLRKVSPPALVQTQVEGGATLFKFGYYNEEAYLTQSSQLYLETCLPSMGDVYCIEKSFRAEKSLTRRHLAEYTHIEAELDYINFDDLLTHLEEVMCRVLEVTMADPVVKQYIMDLNPEFQLPERPFKRMKYQDAIDWLVEHNIPNEDGEPHKFGDDIAEAAERRMTDIINRPIFLTHFPTEIKAFYMLKDKDDARVTESVDCLMPGVGEIVGGSMRMDNYDELMAAFAREQIDPAAYYWYTDQRKYGSSPHGGYGLGLERFLAWLCKQHTVRDCCL encoded by the exons ATGGCTGAAGCCACCTATTATATCGACGAGGATGTCGGCCACGACACTGCCGACCAAACCGGCGATGAGTCGCTTCCTTACAAGACGCTCGGATTCGCTGTCCTTACCCGCGGCGATAACCACAAGTTCCTCACGCGAAAGAGCGTTACAGGCGAGGTTGCTGAGGGTGCAGATGCTTCTTCAAGGTTGGAATGGAAGGAAGTCGCAAAGTCTGCTATGAAGAAGGCGGTCAACTACGCGAAGGcgcagaagaagaaggctgaGAAAGAGCAGGGTCAACTTGCGTCGCGCATGAAGGAAGAGGCAGATCGCAACAAGGTGCTAGACGAGGCCAAGAAGGTCGTTATAGAAGAAGACACCAGCCTGCCACAAGCAGTTAAGATCAAGCTCGACGATACCGACCCGAAGAAGATCACTCTGGGAGACGGCAAAGACACAAAGGGCACGCGCGTACGCGTTTTTGGCCGTGTACATCGTGAGCGGAGACAAAAAGATGTCATGTTCGTCACGTTGAGGGACGGATACGGCTACATGCAAGTTATCTTGACCGGCAACCTCGCAAAGACGTATGACGCCCTTACCCTGGCCCGTGAGACGAGCATGGAAATTTTGGGCGAACTGAGACAGATCCCGGCTGGCGCACACGCTCCCAACGACCGCGAGCTGCACGCCGACTACTACAAAATTCACGATGGGTGGAAAGCAGCAGGTGGTGACGATGCCATTACCAACCGTGTTTCCAAAGACACTGAGCACGCGACCCTCTTGGATTTGCGACATCTCACTCTGCGCGGAGAAACAGCATCCAAGGTCATGATTGTCCGTGATGCCGTCGAGTTTGCATTCAACCAAGTCTACAAGGAGATGCGGTTACGCAAGGTCAGCCCTCCGGCGCTTGTCCAGACACAGGTTGAAGGCGGAGCCACTCTCTTCAAGTTTGGCTACTACAACGAGGAGGCCTACCTAACCCAGTCATCCCAACTCTACCTCGAGACCTGCCTACCCTCCATGGGCGACGTATACTGCATCGAAAAGTCGTTCCGCGCAGAAAAGTCACTAACCCGCCGCCACTTGGCTGAATACACACACATTGAAGCCGAGCTCGACTATATCAACTTCGACGACCTGCTCACCCACCTCGAAGAAGTCATGTGCCGCGTGCTCGAAGTCACAATGGCTGATCCCGTCGTCAAGCAATACATCATGGACCTCAACCCTGAATTCCAGCTCCCAGAGCGGCCGTTCAAGCGCATGAAGTACCAGGACGCTATCGACTGGCTCGTCGAGCACAACATCCCCAACGAAGACGGCGAGCCGCACAAGTTCGGTGACGACATTGCCGAAGCTGCTGAGCGCAGGATGACGGATATTATAAACAGGCCTATCTTCCTCACCCACTTCCCCACGGAGATCAAGGCCTTTTACATGTTAAAGGACAAGGACGACGCGCGTGTGACTGAGAGTGTGGATTGCTTGATGCCAGGTGTAGGCGAGATCGTTGGAGGAAGTATGCGCATGGACAACTACGATGAATTGATGGCTGCTTTTGCGAGGGAGCAGATTGATCCTGCGGCTTACTACTGGTACACTGATCAGAGAAA ATACGGCTCCTCACCCCACGGTGGCTACGGTCTCGGTCTCGAGCGCTTCCTCGCTTGGCTCTGCAAGCAACACACGGTCCGCGACTGCTGCCT CTGA
- a CDS encoding DodA, Aromatic ring-cleaving dioxygenase: MSEPSLYTYESPLKGYEGLEPLPNEKADDGKSYVNPPAEKRSGAYTSFVAPITNGIRGGFDIHIYFLQTDPEETKYANELWERIRREFPELRIYRVWDKPIGPHPIAMFEVNVFTPEQFGAFIPWLVINRGPLSALIHPNTGDDERDHSQRATWMGQPLPINLKMFKRIAAAKV, encoded by the exons ATGTCAGAGCCAAGTCTGTATACGTATGAATCCCCTTTGAAAGGTTACGAAGGCCTCGAGCCACTGCCTAA CGAAAAGGCAGACGACGGCAAATCCTACGTTAACCCGCCTGCTGAAAAGAGGAGTGGAGCCTACACCTCTTTCGTAGCTCCCATCACCAACGGAATCCGAGGTGGCTTTGA CATTCACATCTACTTCCTCCAAACCGACCCGGAAGAAACGAAATATGCCAATGAACTCTGGGAACGTATACGCCGGGAAT TTCCTGAACTACGAATCTATAGAGTCTGGGATAAGCCAATTGGACCGCATCCCATTGCCATGTTCGAGGTCAATGTCTTTACACCCG AACAATTTGGTGCGTTTATTCCGTGGCTGGTAATCAACAGAGGGCCATTATCCGCTTTGATTCACCCCAACACAGGTGATGATGAGAGAGATCATTCACAGAGGGCGACCTGGATGGGACAGCCACTACCTATCAATTTGAAGATGTTCAAGCGCAT